In one Paramormyrops kingsleyae isolate MSU_618 chromosome 18, PKINGS_0.4, whole genome shotgun sequence genomic region, the following are encoded:
- the katnal1 gene encoding katanin p60 ATPase-containing subunit A-like 1 codes for MNLTEICDNAKKGREYALLGNYDSSMVYYQGVMQQIYKHCHTLRDPALKMKWQQVRQELLEEYEQVKSIMNTLESFKVDKPIDFPTPQPEETPRDPAVWPPPVPAEHRAAGQVKRPNTTVKPQRKESPGLQHRGAVGRAQPNPKPDKPRDGKAAKAREDKGKKNSQEGAMEGEVKKFDGTGYDSDLVEALERDIVSRNLNIHWDDIADLEDAKKLLREAVVLPMWMPDFFKGIRRPWKGVLMVGPPGTGKTMLAKAVATECGTTFFNVSSSTLTSKYRGESEKLVRLLFEMARFYAPTTIFIDEIDSICSRRGTSDEHEASRRVKSELLIQMDGVGGALENDDPSKMVMVLAATNFPWDIDEALRRRLEKRIYIPLPTAKGRAELLKINLREVDLAPDVNLALIAENIQGYSGADITSVCRDASMMAMRRRIQGLTPEEIRALSKDELQMPVTMEDFELTLRKISKSVSAADLEKYESWMAEFGSV; via the exons ATGAATTTAACAGAGATCTGCGATAATGCCAAGAAGGGGCGGGAGTATGCCCTACTTGGAAACTATGACTCTTCTATGGTGTACTACCAGGGCGTGATGCAGCAGATTTACAAGCACTGCCACACTCTCAGGGACCCTGCACTTAAGATGAAATGGCAACAG GTGAGGCAGGAGCTGCTGGAAGAGTATGAGCAGGTGAAGAGCATCATGAACACCTTAGAAAGCTTCAAGGTAGACAAGCCTATTGACTTCCCCACGCCGCAGCCAGAGGAGACTCCACGGGATCCTGCAGTCTGGCCTCCACCAGTCCCAGCTGAGCACAG GGCTGCTGGCCAGGTGAAACGACCCAACACCACGGTGAAGCCCCAGCGGAAGGAATCCCCTGGGCTTCAACACCGCGGTGCCGTGGGCCGGGCGCAGCCAAATCCGAAACCCGACAAGCCCAGGGACGGCAAGGCGGCCAAAGCCAGAGAGGACAAG GGTAAAAAGAACTCCCAGGAGGGGGCCATGGAAGGTGAGGTGAAGAAGTTTGATGGCACGGGCTACGATAGTGACCTGGTGGAGGCCCTCGAGCGGGACATTGTGTCCAGGAATCTCAACATCCACTG GGATGACATTGCTGATCTAGAAGATGCCAAGAAGCTGCTGAGGGAGGCGGTGGTGCTGCCCATGTGGATGCCAGACTTCTTCAAGGGCATCCGGCGACCTTGGAAG GGGGTGCTGATGGTGGGCCCTCCGGGCACGGGGAAGACCATGCTGGCCAAGGCGGTGGCCACTGAGTGTGGGACCACCTTCTTCAACGTCTCATCCTCCACGCTCACCTCCAAATACCGCGGGGAGTCTGAGAAGCTGGTGCGCTTGCTGTTTGAAATG GCCAGGTTCTATGCCCCGACGACCATCTTCATAGATGAGATCGACTCTATCTGCAGCCGCAGGGGCACGTCTGATGAGCACGAGGCCAGCAGGCGTGTGAAGTCAGAGCTGCTCATACAGATGGATG GCGTCGGAGGAGCGCTGGAGAATGATGACCCCTCCAAGATGGTGATGGTGCTGGCTGCCACCAACTTCCCCTGGGACATCGACGAGGCGCTGAGACGCAGGCTGGAGAAGAGGATATACATTCCTCTGCCCACAG CCAAGGGTCGGGCGGAACTGCTGAAGATCAACCTACGTGAGGTGGACCTGGCCCCTGACGTGAATCTGGCCCTCATTGCCGAGAATATCCAGGGCTACTCCGGAGCAGACATCACCAGCGTGTGCAG GGATGCTTCTATGATGGCCATGCGGCGACGCATCCAAGGCCTGACGCCTGAAGAGATCCGAGCCCTGTCCAAGGACGAGCTGCAGATGCCAGTCACCATGGAGGACTTTGAGCTCACCCTCAGGAAGATCTCAAAGTCTGTCTCTGCTGCTGACCTGGAGAAGTACGAGTCCTGGATGGCTGAGTTTGGGTCGGTGTAG
- the hmgb1a gene encoding high mobility group protein B1a gives MGKDPTKPRGKMSSYAYFVQTCREEHKKKHPEASVNFSEFSKKCSERWKTMSAKEKGKFEDLAKLDKARYEREMKNYVPPKGEKKKRFKDPNAPKRPPSAFFIFCSEFRPKVKGDSPGMSIGDVAKKLGEMWNSTSAEDKQPYEKKAAKLKEKYEKDIAAYRAKGKPDGGPKKAPAKLEKAKKKKDDDDDDDDDDDDDEEEEEEDDEDDDDE, from the exons ATGGGTAAAGATCCAACGAAGCCAAGAGGCAAGATGTCCTCTTATGCCTACTTTGTGCAAACTTGCCGGGAGGAACATAAGAAGAAGCACCCTGAAGCTTCTGTCAACTTTTCTGAGTTCTCCAAGAAGTGTTCTGAGAGGTGGAAG ACCATGTCTGCCAAAGAAAAGGGCAAGTTTGAAGACCTGGCCAAACTTGATAAGGCACGTTATGAGAGGGAGATGAAGAACTACGTTCCACCCAAGGGCGAGAAGAAGAAGAGGTTTAAGGACCCTAATGCCCCCAAACGACCCCC GTCTGCCTTCTTCATTTTCTGCTCCGAATTCCGTCCAAAAGTGAAAGGAGACTCCCCTGGCATGTCCATTGGTGATGTGGCCAAGAAGCTGGGAGAGATGTGGAACAGCACCTCTGCAGAGGACAAGCAGCCATATGAGAAGAAGGCTGCCAAGCTGAAGGAGAAATATGAGAAA GACATTGCGGCTTACCGTGCCAAGGGTAAGCCCGACGGGGGACCCAAGAAGGCCCCTGCCAAACTGGAGAAGGCCAAGAAGAAGAAGGACGACgatgatgacgacgacgacgatgatgatgatgatgaagaggaggaagaggaggatgatgaggaCGATGATGACGAATAA